The following DNA comes from Magnetococcales bacterium.
GGCTGTGGAGCAGCTGTGCGAAAGTGCCGCAGACGACCATATCGATCTGGAATATTTCCGTCGCGTTGCGGTTGGCGTTCGTGTTCGGCTGTCGGAGCTGGATGCGTGGATCCAGGGAGCAACCCAAAACTGGTCGCCGGAGCGCATCTCGGTTGTGGATCGTAACGTCTTGCGCCTGGGTATTTACGAACTGCTGGCCGAACACACGGTGCCCCGGAAAGTGGTCATCAACGAGTGCATTGAACTATCCAAGAAGTATGGTGGCGAGGGGTC
Coding sequences within:
- the nusB gene encoding transcription antitermination factor NusB; protein product: MKNRRPPEGVRSGNRRKARELTVQALYQSDLSGDDVHQAVEQLCESAADDHIDLEYFRRVAVGVRVRLSELDAWIQGATQNWSPERISVVDRNVLRLGIYELLAEHTVPRKVVINECIELSKKYGGEGSGRFVNGILDHAALRIRGERDRELSNLEEQDPKLAQPEKIGDLEE